One segment of Microbacterium arborescens DNA contains the following:
- a CDS encoding Gfo/Idh/MocA family protein, with protein sequence MTSTSAAKRVGFIGVGEQGWNNLLPALGLVDHVDLVAVCDADRTRLDRAARTYGAAAYVDFNSMLDLEQLDAVVVASHPEVHEAVLRRTIPSRMPTFIEKPPTLSTTALRDLVQMNEIHRTITSVGLNFGYSEPLQFVRAALAEESFGRLSYLRVAHMNNKPDDDLWTTGRRLRSFLLSQVIHALGVVFDFGQPLDDDESIDTYESDAGYLVTLRKQMTRHGTLTPFTAELVASSSSPYFDWSLQAVSDRGNSIVVNSLLEVEVYSHDQDHLYTASPKWWRSTWRPSPMSSGYRRTGYERQFTEFIGAIDGALAEHTIENALHMYEVMDRVEHQHTRIGAPVA encoded by the coding sequence GTGACATCGACGTCAGCTGCAAAGAGAGTGGGATTCATTGGAGTGGGTGAGCAGGGGTGGAACAACCTCCTTCCCGCACTCGGGCTCGTCGACCACGTCGACTTGGTCGCTGTCTGCGACGCCGATCGAACCCGCCTCGACAGGGCCGCGCGCACGTACGGAGCGGCTGCGTACGTTGATTTCAATTCCATGCTGGATCTGGAGCAATTGGATGCCGTCGTCGTAGCGAGCCATCCGGAGGTTCACGAAGCCGTTCTACGGCGAACCATCCCATCTCGCATGCCGACGTTCATCGAGAAGCCGCCCACGCTGAGCACGACTGCCCTGCGCGATCTCGTCCAAATGAATGAAATCCACCGCACGATCACGTCAGTTGGTCTGAACTTCGGCTACAGCGAGCCGCTGCAGTTCGTTCGAGCGGCGCTGGCCGAGGAGTCGTTCGGAAGGCTCAGCTACCTCCGTGTCGCTCACATGAACAACAAGCCGGACGATGACCTGTGGACCACGGGACGACGCCTCCGGTCGTTCCTGCTCTCTCAGGTCATTCATGCGCTCGGAGTGGTCTTCGACTTCGGTCAACCGCTCGATGACGATGAGAGCATCGATACCTATGAGTCGGACGCCGGCTACCTCGTCACGCTCCGGAAACAGATGACGCGACACGGGACGCTGACGCCCTTCACCGCGGAACTGGTCGCCTCGTCGAGCTCGCCCTACTTCGACTGGTCGCTTCAAGCGGTCTCAGATCGCGGCAACTCGATCGTCGTCAACTCGTTGCTGGAGGTCGAGGTCTACAGTCACGACCAGGACCACCTCTACACTGCGTCCCCCAAGTGGTGGCGGAGTACGTGGCGGCCGAGTCCCATGTCAAGCGGCTATCGTCGGACGGGCTACGAGCGGCAGTTCACGGAGTTCATCGGCGCCATCGACGGCGCCTTGGCAGAGCACACTATCGAGAACGCGCTCCACATGTACGAGGTGATGGACCGTGTCGAGCACCAGCACACCAGGATCGGAGCGCCCGTTGCATGA